A stretch of the Malus sylvestris chromosome 10, drMalSylv7.2, whole genome shotgun sequence genome encodes the following:
- the LOC126584898 gene encoding laccase-11-like, with protein MARTITFCWGSALLFIYFVGFFLTPGEAALKTYQFDVKVTNVSRLCHSKPIVTVNGMFPGPTVYAREGDTLVVNVTNHAKYNMSIHWHGLKQYRNGWADGPAYITQCPIKTGHSYTYNITITGQRGTLWWHAHIFWLRATVYGAIVIMPKQGEGFPFPQPYREANIVLGEWWNNDVEEVVKQGNKKGLPPNMSDAHTINGKPGPLFPCSEKHTYALEVEQGKTYLLRIINAALNDELFFAIAGHNLTVVEIDAVYTKPFTTQAILIAPGQTTNVLVQATQAPGRYFMAARPFMDAPVSVDNKTATAILQYKGIPNSVQPVLPQLPAPNNTAFALNYDDNLRSLNTAQFPAHVPLKVDRHLFYTIGLGINPCPTCLNGTQLTASLNNITFVMPKIGLLQAHFFNTKGVFTTDFPDRPPTSFNFTGAPLTANLGTKQGTRLSKIAFNSTVELVLQDTNLLTVESHPFHLHGYNFFIVGSGIGNFDPKKDPATFNLVDPPERNTVGVPTGGWTAIRFRADNPGVWFMHCHLELHTSWGLKTAFVVENGKDTDHSVMPPPKDLPPC; from the exons ATGGCAAGAACCATCACTTTCTGCTGGGGTTCTGCACTTCTTTTCATATACTTTGTCGGGTTCTTTTTAACTCCGGGCGAAGCTGCACTAAAGACGTACCAATTCGAT GTTAAAGTGACCAACGTGAGCAGGTTGTGCCATTCGAAGCCAATTGTTACAGTAAATGGGATGTTCCCAGGACCTACAGTTTATGCTAGAGAAGGAGATACACTTGTCGTTAATGTCACCAACCATGCAAAATATAACATGTCAATTCATTG GCATGGACTGAAGCAATATCGCAATGGGTGGGCGGATGGGCCTGCCTACATTACACAATGTCCTATCAAGACAGGGCACAGCTACACCTATAATATTACTATAACAGGCCAAAGAGGAACACTTTGGTGGCATGCTCACATCTTTTGGCTACGAGCTACTGTTTATGGAGCGATTGTCATCATGCCGAAACAAGGCGAAGGATTTCCATTTCCTCAGCCCTACAGGGAAGCTAACATTGTTTTAG GAGAATGGTGGAATAACGACGTCGAAGAGGTTGTTAAACAAGGAAACAAAAAGGGACTGCCACCAAATATGTCGGATGCACACACCATCAATGGGAAACCAGGGCCGCTGTTTCCGTGTTCTGAAAAAC ATACCTATGCATTGGAGGTTGAACAAGGAAAGACATACCTTCTTCGAATCATCAATGCTGCACTCAATGATGAGCTATTCTTCGCCATTGCTGGCCACAATTTGACAGTGGTAGAAATTGACGCAGTCTACACCAAACCATTTACAACTCAAGCAATACTAATAGCACCAGGCCAGACTACGAATGTTCTGGTTCAAGCAACCCAAGCACCGGGCAGATATTTCATGGCTGCCAGGCCATTTATGGATGCACCCGTTTCAGTTGACAACAAAACTGCCACTGCAATACTACAATATAAAGGCATCCCGAATTCTGTACAGCCAGTCCTTCCTCAACTTCCAGCACCCAATAACACCGCCTTCGCATTAAACTACGATGACAATCTTAGAAGTCTAAACACAGCACAGTTCCCAGCCCATGTACCTCTCAAAGTTGACCGACATCTCTTTTATACGATTGGTTTAGGAATCAACCCTTGCCCTACTTGTCTGAATGGAACACAACTCACTGCTTCTTTAAACAATATCACTTTCGTGATGCCGAAAATTGGGCTGCTTCAAGCTCATTTTTTCAACACCAAGGGAGTATTTACCACAGATTTTCCCGACCGCCCGCCAACGTCTTTCAATTTCACAGGTGCTCCACTCACAGCCAACCTTGGAACGAAACAAGGTACCCGGCTTAGCAAGATTGCCTTCAATTCAACAGTAGAGTTGGTGCTACAAGACACCAATCTTCTCACAGTGGAGTCCCACCCCTTCCACCTTCATGGTTACAATTTCTTTATTGTTGGCTCTGGAATTGGGAACTTTGACCCGAAAAAGGACCCGGCTACCTTTAACTTGGTCGACCCTCCTGAGAGAAACACAGTGGGAGTTCCCACCGGCGGTTGGACTGCCATAAGGTTCCGGGCTGATAATCCAG GGGTGTGGTTCATGCACTGTCATTTGGAGCTGCATACAAGCTGGGGTCTGAAGACTGCATTTGTGGTGGAAAATGGGAAAGACACTGATCACTCTGTCATGCCTCCACCTAAAGACCTTCCACCTTGTTAG